Below is a genomic region from Ciona intestinalis chromosome 14, KH, whole genome shotgun sequence.
TAACAACACCAAACATATATCGCTTCCAGGTCACCCTCCGTCCGCCTTTTACATCATATTGTCTGGAACATGTTTGGTGAACGAGTGTGTTGCTGTTGAATCTGGCTGTGAAAGTGTTCAGACTATCAATGAAATACAAAGTGGGGACGTTTTCGGGGAGGTATGAGCAGAtgctatgaatgtaacttatttattctcatgtggcggggcaacgacagtcattacaacactagtgttctgttttaaacacctcgtgtcaaagttaccataaatgtaactttgtgggtgattgttttttgggatttttttttatattattttaatccaTGGCTGATAGTTTAACTGACAAGAAACGACTGTTgctgttttaccgttactacccgtcttttcgcttttgaaaactctcttgttcttcgttatcgtgactgaagacgaaataaatttcaaattacattcattcatctacATAGGTGGCGTTGTTAAACCACACGACCCGAACAGCTTCAGTCGTTTGCAAAGACGACGTTGAACTATTGGTTGTATCCAAGGAGGACTTTGATGCAATCATTAGAGGTCCAATATACAAGCAAAGAGAagaagttataaaatattgccaTTCACTCCATATATTaaggtatattatataagcACTATAGGGAAGGATAGAATACTGTTAGCATTTAAATCCAATgtttcctaatcatgttttggacaattgacaaaaatattttggattCGTGAGACTATACgggtataaaatataaaaactgtaaatattctttgtttactaccaaatgagacggggaaaagtgaatgaaaggtgtcccatcctgcCCATGGCTTACGCAACGTATTGGGTGGGTCATGTCTAAcatcaccctactatattatcatTGTTCCAGTTATTGGCCGGTTGAAGATCTAACAACAGCATCTTTCGTCAACTTTCAATATCAATATTTCCGTAAAGGGGCGACGGTTGTTCGAAGTAACTTCGCTTCGAACTTtcttgttattataaaatCCGGCGAggtaagaatgaatgaatggatgtaacttagttatccttgcatggtaaggaaagtcgttataagccacatatgtggtaactcataacaGCTCGTTTGGCAATGAATGTTAAGATTCATTAGTTAAGCAGTAAATTTTCataaaaccattttatttaaagtgcCGAGTGATTTGTACGCTTGGTGATCGAAATCAAATCACTGGAAGTCGAAAAACCGTCCGAAGAAGAAGTGTCGACACCGAAATAAAACTCCCCACTTTAAATGAATCATCGGCGCTTAAAACAAGAAGCAGTAAGTTGGTGTATTGGTATATTCGTGTATTAATTGaaagtgattgtttttgtagtgtaatatatgtattcattcattatagtTACGTCTTCATTAGTTTTTACtgtttacattcattcatttattcattatcaTTATATTCATTCTTTCTTcctttcatttattcatttctaATAAATAGAATCGCTGGGCTACCAGTTAATCAACCATGCCGACAGAAAATCAATCAAGAACCAACCTGCCTTTGTTGGTCGCATGCTTGCGCACCCGGTAAGTATATTGGACATAATGCCGGCGATGTGACACAATGGTTAGCTCGCCAACTTTTAGGAGCAGGTTTAGTGCTCGTCGCTACTACCATTGTGATGCACGTGcgtgtgtccttaggcaaagcacttaacagcaattgtcTAAACTCTAAATAGTTAGCCTATTCTTAGGAATTGTTAGCCAAACTTAAAAAAGGTCAAAatatcaccaacaaagttacacatgtggtaacttataagtggacatgaggtgtatgaaacataacacctatGTTAACGACTGTAGCTACCCCGACATGTGAGGAGATGGATGCGATTTATTCATAAGATTTGTCAAGTATAGCTTTACCAACTTACTCTATAGACAGGTGGAACGCACACAAACGGCCACAGAGATATTAGCAAAGAAATTCGAGAAAGAAAACGACAAATTATAATGGTGACAATTACGAAGTTTCGGTTTGCTGTTCCCTTTCTCtttattggtttattattCTGATCTTCGCTGTCgtttttcgaagagataaaaataactttgccTTATCAGCttatatatgttttgcttAGTGGTGAAACTCAGGAAAATACCTcgttatagtttttattatatataccaaTGTCTAGATTTAAACAAGCACAAAGTAATATGTTGCCAATAtgaaaaagttatattatgtaaacaccaaaatattttgatataaattaTACGTTGGATTGCTTTTGTTCATTCCAGGAAACCTTAAAAATGATGGGCAACAATAAACGTGGTTTCCAACATGACCGTTTATTGGATATGGGAGATATACCTGAGACCACACGACCTATTCGGTTTGTTATTTCACTAAcattctatttatatatatattagggtggggggaggtgggacaccttttcattctatattattAGGAATCTATATTcttgtcccaattggtagtaaacaaagaacttttaaagaattataaaacggtatccccacgactcccagcataaacagttgttaattgtttaaaacgatcaggatatgtTTTGTCCCTGTTTTGtctatttttgttcatttttggCCCATTTTGCCCACAGTGCCACATGTATACAACACCCCAAAActgttgaataaaaataaaactatctTTTCTAATTTAACAATGCATATTATGACAGAACACCTCGAACAATCAGAGCATCAATAGTGGAAGACACGCCTTATGCCGTCACAAACCATATCCCATCACGTGACCGTTGGAAGCGAGCTACTAAACTTGCGCTGATGAAGAAGGTTACGTCATCAAATGGACATTTTGCACAAATAGCAACTTTAACTCCAGGATGTGTGTTTGTAAGTAAAGATATTTGTACGagtagttgttttaatattgtcGCTGCACTCCCACAAAAATAGCaacgatgagccttgaacctgcaACATCTGGGTTAAGGGTAGTTGCGCTACCGTCTGTGCTTGTATCTATTAGAACACACATGCTCACAACGGTAGCAgaaacgagccttgaacctgtaacttCTTGGCTAAAAGGCGGGCGgtctaaccactttgccagtTTAAAATAGACTTATATTCGTAACAAAATTTACAAGACATTCTACGTCCAGGGTTTGGAAGAAATGATGCAACGAACCGAACTCCAGTTGACATTGATAAGCAATGGGGCAGAATGCATCTTCATATCCAAGAAAATGTTCCTGAAGCGAGCTACACCCCGTAGTTTAAGGATGATTGGAGCTTTAGTCGGAAGGTATCCGACAGAAGCTTATATAAGGGAACAACTCAGAGAACTAAACCAgtggaaaagttttaaaaaagacgTTGTTAAGCATGTATTGGAAAAGAAAGATAAAACCAGTAGTTCTGTAGTAATGTAactgttttgtaatttgttttatccgCATATAACGGGGCAATTACAGTggtcataacacgggtgttttattgtttcattatatacctcgtgtccgctcaaatattttttttttacaaatagttGGACTCGATTTTTGCTATTGTTTTTGAAGAGATAGATAATTAGTTATGTCATAATAGGCTGAGGTAAGATGgagcgttttatttttttcgtcggtaattatttaaagcggtatcccattttaccctgCAGTGCtatatgttgttataataATCAAATTATTTTGGTTTGGAAATAATAACATTTCCACGCCTTCGTATATACTATATGTGGTATAGCATCGTAggcgtttgttacgtcacacgtGAATATATTGTGTCgtcattataataaacataacttaTACATCGCATGTTGTTTCAGTTAGTTTTATACTTATACTTAGATTAGCCATTATATAGAAGTGTTGCATTAATGAACTAAACGTATACtataattttttagaaaaggGTCGTTAGCATTGTACAGTAAATAGAATTACATGTAGAAAAATATTCTACTGCCAATAAATAGACGGCAatttagttatatagtaggttggggtaaaatgggatacttttgtttctcgtcccatttggtagaaaacaaagaatatttacagaattatataaccgtattctcacgtcTCTAGAAaagcgttgtttattgttaaaaacacaataaagaaATATGGAGTTTATAcactaacggtatcccatcttaccccacagtactattagTAAGATGTCGTTATTATATAAGTTTACAAGCAAATGCATATTACACGTATGTTTTAGTAACaagttttagtaatttttaacAGATATTACTGGTATAGTGTATTATTGGTCGTTCAAACATAAATCAAATGAACAACTCTTGTATCCCTTCAACTGCCGCGGGATTGAAATACGGGTTGATCTTACCATCGATACAGGTGATACAACGTTGTTTAAAAGAAATAGTCgttaaatatgaatgaaatttatttatctttacgtGGCGGGGCAAGGACAGTTGTCATTACACGGGtgtactgttttatacacctcgtgcttgcttataCGAAATACGACGTAtggaactttgtgggtgattgacTTAGTTGGTTTCTTTACATCTTTTTGTAACATACTGATGACGGTTTAAACATAAGGGACCACCGGTTTTCAGCAATTTTTAGTTTACGCTGGGTGTCTTATTGCCCATGGACAGCACGGCGACACGCatgccacaatggtagcactgTCG
It encodes:
- the LOC113474879 gene encoding uncharacterized protein LOC113474879 isoform X1 — protein: MTSSESDITRHLHDAGVASHTVMTSQTRLTSLSSEHDTECNLSQADKRMRIKNTYLRRRSVSAGVRSKLRVYHDRNTSFHARSFKRTKKAKIQTLQQAEPTEKPIEKFRRILRSIRIIVEVCLALKRCVEDKEKDEKLSLVEMQMNLQNDFNEKLSFNPRYYCASYIANKGSSKLKKLLAISPDARSKRHVKMIHNLVQNKNAFSKHPVHIQLKMCQVMIYQAYEARRVIIKQGHPPSAFYIILSGTCLVNECVAVESGCESVQTINEIQSGDVFGEVALLNHTTRTASVVCKDDVELLVVSKEDFDAIIRGPIYKQREEVIKYCHSLHILSYWPVEDLTTASFVNFQYQYFRKGATVVRSNFASNFLVIIKSGECRVICTLGDRNQITGSRKTVRRRSVDTEIKLPTLNESSALKTRSKSLGYQLINHADRKSIKNQPAFVGRMLAHPTGGTHTNGHRDISKEIRERKRQIIMETLKMMGNNKRGFQHDRLLDMGDIPETTRPIRTPRTIRASIVEDTPYAVTNHIPSRDRWKRATKLALMKKVTSSNGHFAQIATLTPGCVFGLEEMMQRTELQLTLISNGAECIFISKKMFLKRATPRSLRMIGALVGRYPTEAYIREQLRELNQWKSFKKDVVKHVLEKKDKTSSSVVM
- the LOC113474879 gene encoding uncharacterized protein LOC113474879 isoform X2, with the protein product MASLVSLTPSTDVENQMLLIPDVTNTSNRKQQSSKSSTPLNARHRQGGLKRHRLSHCRITPIRDFGLSPIEKFRRILRSIRIIVEVCLALKRCVEDKEKDEKLSLVEMQMNLQNDFNEKLSFNPRYYCASYIANKGSSKLKKLLAISPDARSKRHVKMIHNLVQNKNAFSKHPVHIQLKMCQVMIYQAYEARRVIIKQGHPPSAFYIILSGTCLVNECVAVESGCESVQTINEIQSGDVFGEVALLNHTTRTASVVCKDDVELLVVSKEDFDAIIRGPIYKQREEVIKYCHSLHILSYWPVEDLTTASFVNFQYQYFRKGATVVRSNFASNFLVIIKSGECRVICTLGDRNQITGSRKTVRRRSVDTEIKLPTLNESSALKTRSKSLGYQLINHADRKSIKNQPAFVGRMLAHPTGGTHTNGHRDISKEIRERKRQIIMETLKMMGNNKRGFQHDRLLDMGDIPETTRPIRTPRTIRASIVEDTPYAVTNHIPSRDRWKRATKLALMKKVTSSNGHFAQIATLTPGCVFGLEEMMQRTELQLTLISNGAECIFISKKMFLKRATPRSLRMIGALVGRYPTEAYIREQLRELNQWKSFKKDVVKHVLEKKDKTSSSVVM